From Aedes albopictus strain Foshan chromosome 1, AalbF5, whole genome shotgun sequence, one genomic window encodes:
- the LOC134292183 gene encoding uncharacterized protein K02A2.6-like — MKAVARSFVYWPYLDEDIIDHVRACHGCASAARSPPKVTPEPWPKPTVPWQRIHVDYAGPLEGEFYLVTVDAYSKWPEIFPTKSITSKATINLLRSLFANKGMPEVLVSDNGTQFTSAEFKEFCNENGVEHVTTAPFHPQSNGQAERFVDTFKRAVKKVQDGEGSIKTALDTFLLAYRTTPNPNTPDRRSPAELMYNRRLRTSLELLRVPRNQATSMDADADHQSRSFVPKDAVYAKVYANNKWTWAPGTVVERIGRVMYNVWINDRKLIRSHVNQLRSRGTTTLRTNKKHILPLEILLSECNLVKPSTICHPAQTTPSPESLRDLPTRVSSSESPSSSSEASSSSSTTTSSAGFQSAVESSPAILVPRRSSRIRRPPQRFNAYRRY; from the coding sequence ATGAAGGCTGTGGCGCGCAGTTTTGTCTACTGGCCTTATCTCGACGAGGACATCATCGACCACGTTCGAGCTTGCCACGGCTGTGCCTCTGCAGCAAGATCTCCGCCAAAAGTTACACCAGAACCGTGGCCCAAACCAACGGTTCCATGGCAGAGAATACATGTCGACTACGCTGGCCCACTGGAGGGCGAGTTCTATCTGGTGACCGTGGATGCATACAGCAAGTGGCCGGAGATTTTCCCAACCAAATCCATCACTTCGAAGGCTACAATCAACCTCCTTCGAAGCCTATTTGCCAACAAGGGAATGCCTGAAGTCCTAGTGTCAGATAATGGCACGCAGTTCACTAGCGCCGAGTTCAAGGAGTTCTGCAACGAAAACGGAGTGGAGCACGTAACAACAGCACCATTCCACCCGCAATCCAACGGCCAAGCCGAAAGGTTTGTAGACACGTTTAAGCGGGCGGTCAAAAAAGTCCAGGACGGAGAAGGTTCCATCAAAACGGCATTGGATACATTCCTGCTAGCGTACAGAACTACTCCAAACCCAAACACACCAGATAGAAGATCGCCTGCAGAGCTGATGTACAATCGTCGGCTTAGAACATCGTTGGAACTTCTACGTGTGCCACGGAACCAAGCAACATCTATGGATGCGGACGCAGATCACCAATCAAGATCGTTCGTACCGAAAGACGCCGTCTATGCAAAAGTCTACGCCAACAATAAGTGGACTTGGGCTCCAGGAACAGTTGTGGAAAGGATCGGCCGAGTAATGTATAACGTTTGGATTAACGACAGGAAGTTGATCCGATCTCACGTGAACCAGCTCAGAAGCCGAGGTACAACTACCCTTCGAACGAATAAGAAGCATATTCTACCGCTGGAAATTTTGCTGAGTGAGTGCAACTTAGTCAAGCCATCAACGATTTGCCATCCAGCTCAGACAACACCCTCGCCGGAGTCCCTACGAGACCTACCAACTCGGGTGTCGTCTTCAGAATCGCCATCGTCATCGAGTGAAGCAAGTTCGTCCTCTTCAACAACGACGTCATCGGCTGGTTTCCAATCAGCAGTCGAATCATCGCCAGCGATCCTAGTCCCTCGTCGATCTTCTCGCATCAGAAGACCGCCGCAGCGGTTCAACGCCTATCGGCGATATTAA